In Candidatus Stygibacter australis, the following proteins share a genomic window:
- a CDS encoding TetR/AcrR family transcriptional regulator, translating into MQLKRKYENQTRATIVKCAARLFADNGFHGTGVREIVDKAGVALNSVNYYFGSKDNLFLETIKFVLKEKVQFDLLFLQEDEVIPEKPQALSNFIKVKIMGIFDIFYGTNRRYWYADLIQRAFQEEVPGSLEVAMTYISIVFDRFGEIYPVAKGKMDAVAYYNWMTRLWFSIMGFSMWRQTFGRELDFVGFAENSDRDGYIADYSKTVAVNAIKELGLPAPK; encoded by the coding sequence TTGCAATTAAAAAGGAAGTATGAGAATCAAACGCGCGCGACTATAGTCAAGTGCGCAGCAAGACTTTTTGCCGATAACGGGTTTCATGGGACAGGAGTCCGTGAAATTGTCGATAAGGCAGGAGTTGCCCTGAATTCCGTAAATTACTACTTTGGTAGTAAGGACAACCTGTTTTTAGAAACAATTAAATTTGTACTGAAGGAAAAAGTTCAGTTTGATTTATTGTTTTTGCAGGAAGACGAAGTAATACCCGAGAAACCTCAGGCATTATCAAATTTCATAAAAGTTAAGATCATGGGAATTTTTGATATTTTCTATGGTACTAATCGTCGTTACTGGTATGCAGATCTTATTCAGCGAGCTTTCCAGGAAGAAGTTCCTGGATCACTTGAAGTGGCAATGACATATATCAGTATCGTATTTGACAGATTTGGTGAGATTTATCCTGTAGCAAAAGGTAAAATGGATGCAGTGGCATATTACAACTGGATGACCAGATTATGGTTCAGTATTATGGGATTTTCAATGTGGCGTCAGACTTTTGGTAGAGAACTTGATTTTGTAGGTTTCGCTGAAAACTCTGATAGAGATGGTTACATAGCTGATTATTCTAAGACGGTAGCAGTGAATGCAATTAAAGAATTAGGATTACCTGCACCAAAATAA
- a CDS encoding MBL fold metallo-hydrolase: MTNIYLLQSEFSFYVLLDTSISTGRDKFIRQLSRNGISPSQIKIIIITHAHPDHIGCLSAIKELTGAKVIAHKEAAAYIESGYSPLPVFSSSILNNIAKKVQSRYPESSKVEPTKVDIVIDRDYDLKEWGIQGKVILTPGHTMGSVSVILENGESFVGDTLFNISPFTIMPPIVEDRSKLENSWQRLIKRDSEYYFPGHGNRIPRKRFLRALKRASK, translated from the coding sequence ATGACGAATATTTATCTACTCCAATCCGAATTTTCTTTTTATGTACTTCTAGACACTTCAATTTCCACTGGAAGAGACAAATTTATAAGGCAGTTATCCCGTAATGGTATCTCACCCAGTCAAATAAAGATCATTATAATCACCCATGCGCATCCCGATCACATCGGCTGTCTGTCTGCCATCAAAGAATTGACTGGTGCTAAAGTAATTGCTCATAAAGAGGCTGCAGCTTATATCGAAAGTGGATATTCACCTCTACCTGTATTTTCCAGTTCTATTCTAAACAATATTGCTAAAAAAGTGCAATCTCGATATCCGGAATCATCTAAAGTTGAACCCACCAAAGTTGATATTGTAATTGATAGGGATTATGATTTAAAAGAATGGGGCATTCAAGGAAAAGTGATACTAACTCCCGGACATACTATGGGTTCAGTTTCAGTGATTCTGGAAAATGGCGAATCATTTGTAGGAGATACACTTTTCAATATCAGCCCCTTTACCATTATGCCCCCGATAGTAGAGGATAGATCAAAGCTGGAAAATAGCTGGCAAAGGCTAATTAAAAGAGACTCAGAATACTATTTTCCAGGTCATGGGAACAGGATTCCTCGTAAGAGATTTTTAAGAGCTTTAAAAAGAGCCTCAAAATGA
- the sppA gene encoding signal peptide peptidase SppA, translating into MKGKWFGFGCLTSILLLLAIIFVSFYSVNSYFSKYKGDKKKVADSTWLILNLEKEVKEFSELSEDIWGNENNSVHNYIQVIDRAAEDNRIAGIILCPQYFSAGYSTLDQLMNSLQNFKASGKPVYAYINSITNRGYYIASIADKVYLNPSASAGILLTGIGGHILYYEQMLDKLGIEMQVIHAGKYKAAGEQFVRNEMSPEFRENLTSLYSDMYQQMLQTIADNRGIEVLDLRNLYEERDNIWINGQYSLKSGLVDELVQYQDFLDMYNIEKTNKMDIIDYPVPPRIVPDNKIAVLYAQGNITTQAGPAIDMITSAKLFKEIDQIEKNPKVKGIVLRINSPGGSALESDIILNKLLKVQRTKPIVVSMGDVAASGGYYIACSADYIYADPMTITGSIGVVSIFPNLNKMGDSIGVNSNSVRYGKYSDLLNVWEKPNAAELSAMQSSMMGIYDEFKTHVANGRDMTLNQVESIAQGRVWSSKQAKDNGLIDDIGNLNDAVDKAAEIAGISSFAIEYYPKQKSLMDLLLKEYFDIDMAVQVLSGKIEYLDIMKELEYLKSIKADPRQTYCPVIVD; encoded by the coding sequence ATGAAAGGAAAATGGTTTGGTTTTGGATGCTTGACATCCATACTACTACTACTGGCAATAATATTTGTTTCATTTTACAGTGTAAACAGCTATTTTAGTAAATATAAAGGAGATAAGAAGAAAGTCGCTGATTCAACCTGGTTGATTTTGAACCTTGAAAAGGAAGTGAAAGAATTCAGTGAATTATCCGAGGATATCTGGGGAAATGAAAATAATTCTGTCCATAATTATATTCAAGTAATTGACCGGGCAGCAGAAGATAACCGGATAGCTGGAATAATTCTTTGTCCTCAATATTTCTCAGCTGGATATTCTACTCTGGATCAGTTGATGAATTCTCTGCAAAACTTTAAAGCCAGTGGAAAACCAGTTTATGCCTATATAAATTCCATAACCAACAGAGGATATTATATCGCTTCAATAGCCGATAAAGTGTACCTTAATCCCTCAGCCTCAGCAGGGATACTTCTAACGGGTATTGGTGGTCATATCCTTTATTATGAGCAGATGCTGGATAAACTGGGAATTGAGATGCAAGTGATACACGCCGGAAAATATAAAGCAGCTGGAGAACAATTTGTACGTAATGAGATGTCACCAGAATTCAGAGAAAATCTGACCAGTTTATATAGTGATATGTATCAGCAAATGCTTCAAACGATAGCAGATAACCGCGGAATTGAGGTTTTGGATTTACGCAACCTGTATGAAGAGCGTGATAATATCTGGATTAATGGACAATATAGTTTAAAATCAGGATTAGTTGATGAACTTGTGCAATATCAGGATTTTCTTGATATGTATAATATTGAAAAAACAAATAAAATGGATATCATTGATTACCCTGTGCCTCCACGGATTGTACCTGATAATAAAATTGCTGTTTTATATGCTCAGGGCAATATCACAACTCAAGCAGGTCCTGCAATTGATATGATCACTTCTGCAAAATTATTTAAGGAAATAGACCAGATAGAGAAAAATCCAAAAGTAAAGGGGATTGTCCTGAGGATCAACAGTCCTGGAGGAAGTGCCCTGGAATCTGATATTATCTTGAATAAGCTGCTGAAAGTTCAAAGAACAAAACCAATTGTCGTCTCAATGGGAGATGTAGCTGCTTCAGGCGGATATTACATTGCATGTAGTGCTGATTATATTTATGCTGATCCAATGACAATTACCGGTTCAATAGGAGTTGTATCTATCTTTCCTAACCTGAATAAAATGGGAGATAGTATTGGAGTTAATTCCAATAGCGTGAGATATGGAAAATATTCTGATCTTCTTAATGTCTGGGAGAAACCTAATGCTGCTGAATTATCAGCAATGCAATCATCAATGATGGGGATTTATGACGAATTTAAAACCCATGTAGCTAATGGGAGGGATATGACACTTAATCAAGTGGAAAGCATTGCCCAGGGTAGAGTTTGGAGCAGTAAGCAGGCAAAAGATAATGGTTTGATAGATGATATTGGTAATCTAAATGATGCCGTTGATAAAGCAGCAGAAATTGCCGGTATTTCTTCATTTGCTATTGAATATTATCCCAAACAGAAATCTTTAATGGACTTATTATTGAAGGAATATTTTGATATTGATATGGCAGTGCAAGTTCTTTCCGGCAAAATAGAATACCTTGATATAATGAAAGAATTAGAATACTTGAAATCTATTAAGGCTGATCCCAGACAAACTTATTGTCCAGTGATCGTTGATTAA
- a CDS encoding pyridoxal phosphate-dependent aminotransferase, which translates to MQLSNRALNIQASPIRKLVPLSNAAKAAGKHVYHLNIGQPDIETPQEMMNVYREFDQKILAYGPSQGLKFYRQNLVKYYSRYGIQLNEDEIIITTAGSEACFFAMLAVCNHGDEIIIPEPFYTNYNGFATWAGVNIAPLTTKAENGFALPDVSQIEKLINDNTRAVMICNPGNPTGAVYTRDELLSLAQLAIKYDLFLISDEVYREFVYDGESHTSILTIPEISDRAIVVDSISKRYSACGARIGCIITHNQILLQALIKFAQARLCPPTIEQYAANACIDLQEEYFAGIISEYQARRDLVFDALSKIDDVICVKPKGAFYIIVKLPIDDAEHFVKWLLTDYSLNNETVMVAPAAGFYASPGLGKDEVRIAYILNKSDLKIAMEIFSSGLIEYLKK; encoded by the coding sequence ATGCAATTATCAAACAGAGCTTTGAATATTCAGGCATCACCAATTAGAAAGCTGGTACCTTTGTCCAATGCTGCCAAAGCTGCTGGAAAACATGTTTATCACCTTAATATTGGGCAACCCGATATTGAAACTCCCCAGGAAATGATGAATGTTTATCGGGAATTCGATCAAAAAATACTGGCTTATGGCCCTTCCCAAGGTTTGAAATTTTATCGTCAAAATCTCGTAAAATACTACTCGCGATATGGCATTCAGCTTAATGAAGATGAGATCATAATCACTACAGCAGGCTCAGAAGCATGCTTCTTTGCTATGCTGGCTGTTTGCAATCACGGTGACGAGATCATAATTCCTGAGCCATTTTATACTAATTATAATGGCTTTGCTACCTGGGCAGGAGTAAACATCGCCCCGCTGACAACCAAAGCTGAGAATGGATTTGCTCTCCCAGATGTTTCTCAGATCGAAAAGCTTATAAATGATAATACCAGGGCGGTCATGATCTGTAATCCGGGGAATCCAACTGGAGCTGTTTATACTCGCGATGAACTCCTTAGCCTTGCTCAACTTGCTATCAAGTATGATCTCTTTCTGATCTCAGACGAGGTTTATCGGGAATTTGTCTATGATGGAGAATCACATACCAGCATTTTAACTATACCGGAAATCAGTGATAGAGCTATAGTCGTAGATTCCATATCAAAACGTTACAGTGCCTGTGGTGCCAGAATTGGATGCATAATTACTCATAACCAGATTCTCCTTCAAGCTTTAATTAAATTTGCTCAGGCAAGACTGTGCCCTCCCACTATTGAACAATATGCAGCAAATGCCTGCATCGACCTGCAGGAAGAATATTTTGCTGGTATCATATCGGAATATCAGGCAAGGCGTGACCTTGTTTTTGATGCTTTATCCAAAATTGATGATGTAATTTGCGTGAAACCCAAAGGGGCATTTTATATTATTGTCAAATTACCTATAGATGATGCCGAACACTTTGTAAAATGGTTACTAACAGATTATTCTCTTAACAATGAAACAGTTATGGTGGCTCCTGCTGCAGGATTTTATGCGTCTCCGGGTTTAGGGAAAGATGAGGTAAGGATTGCCTATATTCTCAATAAATCAGATCTTAAAATAGCAATGGAAATATTCAGTTCTGGGTTAATTGAGTATTTGAAGAAATAA
- a CDS encoding ATP-binding protein produces MKFRFGLRTIVILLYLALFTAGLLLIYQYQEVKRKELSEEISSLQLQEFMGNLAQEQPEYSDEARNILCQLNEIKATIEIGNRQTAVYSAFYLILVLLSSLTLFLWAIYSLTSPLAKFSEAAKEISKGNFDIQLKESGTWELKEAQSSFNMMSVQLQKTQKQLLEAEKLSIWKQFSRMLAHEIKNPLTPIRLSLERLIEKKGSEKFDQVFDRSVSIITQEVGHLQNLATNFSNFAKDVPVNQQQFKILEQIKGITRSYEDRVKINIEGEDFIIEFDMMHFYQILTNVIQNAIDAAGHDEILELKLDSTKRILEIRDHGPGIEAEDVEKIFEPYFTKKKKGIGLGLALVKKLTNINHAEISVISKIEEGSSFIIQFAEQSSISGGSNENNGN; encoded by the coding sequence ATGAAATTTAGATTTGGTCTCAGGACTATAGTTATCCTATTATATCTTGCATTATTTACGGCAGGATTGCTCTTGATCTATCAGTATCAGGAAGTGAAAAGAAAGGAGCTTTCAGAAGAAATATCCAGTTTACAGTTACAGGAATTTATGGGTAATCTTGCTCAGGAGCAACCGGAATATTCTGATGAAGCGAGGAATATTCTTTGTCAACTAAACGAGATAAAAGCCACTATAGAGATCGGTAACAGGCAGACAGCAGTATATTCTGCCTTTTACCTGATCCTTGTATTACTTTCATCACTAACTTTATTCCTGTGGGCTATCTATTCCTTAACCAGTCCTCTGGCAAAATTCAGTGAAGCAGCCAAAGAGATATCCAAAGGTAATTTTGATATTCAATTAAAAGAAAGCGGTACCTGGGAGCTTAAAGAAGCTCAAAGCTCGTTCAATATGATGTCCGTGCAATTGCAAAAGACGCAAAAGCAATTACTGGAAGCTGAAAAACTATCGATCTGGAAACAATTTTCCAGAATGCTGGCACATGAGATAAAAAACCCTTTAACACCAATTCGGCTTTCGCTGGAAAGATTAATCGAAAAGAAAGGAAGTGAGAAATTTGATCAGGTATTTGACCGGTCAGTATCAATAATTACTCAAGAAGTAGGACATCTGCAAAATCTGGCGACTAATTTTTCTAATTTTGCTAAAGATGTACCGGTAAATCAACAACAATTTAAAATATTAGAACAGATAAAGGGAATAACCAGGTCTTATGAAGACAGAGTAAAAATAAATATTGAAGGAGAAGATTTTATAATAGAATTTGATATGATGCATTTTTATCAGATATTAACCAATGTAATACAAAATGCTATCGATGCAGCAGGCCATGATGAGATACTGGAATTGAAACTTGATAGTACTAAAAGAATTCTGGAGATCAGGGATCATGGACCAGGTATTGAAGCAGAAGATGTTGAAAAGATATTTGAGCCATATTTTACAAAGAAAAAGAAAGGAATTGGTCTGGGACTGGCACTGGTAAAAAAACTTACTAATATTAATCATGCTGAGATCAGTGTTATATCTAAAATAGAAGAAGGCAGCAGTTTTATTATACAATTTGCTGAACAAAGCAGCATAAGTGGAGGAAGCAATGAAAATAATGGTAATTGA
- a CDS encoding lysophospholipid acyltransferase family protein, with translation MAKRKFSPLLVWLITNLGLGIVKLLSISWRCRRLNSLPTEKAIFAFWHRNILPLMYLHRNKNYVVIISKSQDGDLIADVCEKLGYLTARGSTSRGGSSALRNMIAQSRKYSLAFTPDGPKGPACKIKEGMVYLAKLTGLPIVLISARVGHEIVFNSWDRFRLPLPFSRIEVIYDAPQYIAKDADIDESIVLMEKRMIALEKQLIDH, from the coding sequence AATCTGGGATTAGGAATCGTGAAGCTTCTGAGCATTTCCTGGAGGTGTCGTCGGCTGAATTCCCTTCCCACTGAAAAGGCTATCTTTGCTTTCTGGCATCGAAATATACTTCCCTTGATGTATTTGCACAGAAATAAAAATTATGTAGTTATCATCTCTAAATCACAGGATGGTGATTTGATTGCCGATGTCTGTGAAAAGTTGGGTTACCTCACAGCTCGTGGTTCAACTTCACGGGGTGGCAGCAGTGCTCTTCGTAACATGATCGCTCAATCAAGGAAATATTCTTTAGCATTTACTCCAGATGGGCCTAAAGGACCTGCCTGTAAGATCAAAGAAGGAATGGTTTATCTGGCAAAATTGACCGGTTTGCCTATTGTCTTGATTTCTGCGAGAGTAGGACATGAGATAGTATTCAATTCCTGGGATCGCTTTAGATTGCCTTTGCCTTTCAGCCGGATAGAGGTGATATATGATGCACCTCAATATATTGCAAAAGATGCTGATATTGATGAGTCTATTGTCTTGATGGAGAAAAGAATGATAGCACTGGAAAAACAACTTATAGATCATTAA
- a CDS encoding sigma-54 dependent transcriptional regulator — MKIMVIDDEYNICMSLKDILEDDGYQVDTCMESKKALAEVKRFRPALILLDVRLDYFNGLDLLKQFKEELPNIQVIMISGHSGIQEAVTAIQYGALDFLEKPLSLHKVRIAVQNAIKLLKVNQSYNRLKEQVDKKYEIIGNSFVINQVRKLISRVAPTEAKVLIRGESGTGKELIAYGIHNESSRKLGPFIKFNSAAIPNELIESELFGYEKGAFTGANKSKPGKVEEADGGTLFFDEIGDMNLKAQAKVLRLIQEGEFERLGDNKVRKIDIRILAATHRNLEEMVKTGEFREDLYYRLNVLPMESPSLRDRPEDIPLLLDHFSVQIAQEQGVTKKTFSSDAQINIAGKSFPGNVRQLRNLVERLYVMVDNEQITNDDLDLILQRKEETDFWNETVDFKEKKRQFEMRYLTNQIRLHNSNLSQTARALGLQVSNLSRKIKDLNLEVN; from the coding sequence ATGAAAATAATGGTAATTGATGACGAGTATAATATTTGTATGAGTTTGAAGGACATTCTGGAAGATGATGGTTATCAGGTGGACACCTGTATGGAATCAAAGAAAGCCCTGGCAGAAGTAAAACGCTTTCGACCAGCATTGATCCTGCTTGATGTAAGGTTAGATTATTTTAATGGACTTGATCTATTAAAACAATTTAAAGAAGAATTACCGAATATTCAGGTTATCATGATATCTGGTCACAGTGGAATTCAGGAAGCAGTTACAGCTATCCAGTATGGTGCACTTGACTTTCTGGAGAAACCGCTTTCACTGCATAAAGTGCGAATTGCAGTACAGAATGCCATTAAGCTATTGAAAGTGAACCAAAGCTATAACAGGCTAAAGGAACAAGTAGATAAGAAATATGAGATCATTGGTAATAGTTTTGTTATCAATCAGGTACGCAAACTGATCAGCCGTGTGGCTCCTACAGAGGCAAAAGTATTGATCCGGGGCGAAAGTGGAACTGGAAAGGAATTGATAGCCTATGGTATTCATAACGAGAGTAGTCGCAAGCTGGGACCCTTTATAAAGTTTAATTCAGCCGCCATACCCAATGAACTTATTGAATCAGAATTATTTGGTTATGAGAAAGGAGCATTTACAGGTGCAAATAAATCTAAGCCCGGAAAAGTGGAGGAAGCCGATGGAGGGACATTATTCTTTGATGAAATTGGAGATATGAACCTAAAGGCTCAGGCAAAGGTATTGAGATTGATCCAGGAAGGCGAATTTGAAAGACTGGGAGATAATAAGGTACGCAAAATAGATATCAGAATATTGGCAGCTACGCATCGGAATCTGGAAGAGATGGTGAAAACCGGAGAATTCAGAGAAGACCTTTATTACAGGTTGAATGTGCTGCCTATGGAGTCTCCCTCACTTCGTGACCGTCCAGAAGATATTCCCTTACTACTCGACCATTTTTCCGTCCAGATAGCTCAGGAACAGGGAGTAACAAAAAAAACTTTTTCCAGTGATGCTCAAATAAATATTGCCGGCAAATCATTTCCTGGAAACGTGAGGCAATTACGCAATCTGGTAGAGAGATTATATGTGATGGTTGATAATGAGCAGATCACTAATGATGATCTTGATCTTATCCTGCAAAGAAAAGAAGAAACTGATTTCTGGAATGAGACAGTGGATTTTAAAGAGAAGAAAAGACAATTTGAAATGAGATATTTGACTAATCAGATCAGATTACATAATAGCAATCTATCACAAACAGCCAGAGCATTAGGGCTGCAGGTGAGCAATCTTTCCAGAAAGATCAAAGATCTGAATCTGGAAGTAAATTAA